TCTACCACCCCGCCTTCTGGTGCCACTCCTGCGACATGAGCATCGGCCTTCCGCCCTCTCCCACACCCACCGCCCTTCTCTGCCCGCACTGCCATCGTGACTCCCTCGAACAGATGGATTTGGAAGATTCTCTTGCCCCACCTTCCCCCGCCTCCCGAAACCCCTTCTCCATGGACCCCAACAACGCCACCTCCTTGACCTTAACCCCTTCCGATGACAATTTCCTTCTCAACAGCCCCTACCTCCACCGCCTCATCCACCACCTTACCACCACCGCTGCTGACGTCGAGAACCCACGTTCGAACCCCGCCCCGAAAACGTCCATCGATTCATTAGAGGAAATCACGATTACCCTCGACAATGACCCTACTTTGCTTTGCCCGGTATGCAAGGACCCGTTTGTTATAAACTCTGTCGCGAAATTGATGCCTTGCAAACACTCGTATCATTCAGAGTGCATCGTTCCGTGGCTTGAGATAAATAACTCTTGCCCCGTGTGCCGGTATAAGCTACCCACATGCCAGGAGAAAGGAGCGGAGATCGGTAGGGAGGATGTGCGGTTTATGAGGCTTGAGGAATTTGTAGATGACGAGGTGGATTTATATGGGTTTAGGAATACGCTTCGGCATATTGTGAGAAGGCAGGGGTGGAGTGAGGAGGGAAACGTTGGCAGTGGGAGCGAGGAGAATTTGTTCTCGCCGACACAGGTTGGGGCGGTGGAGAGAGGAGATGAGGTTTTAGAGAGGGAAAATAGTGTGGAGACAGTGTCGAGTTGGCCAAGGTGGCAAGTGGATGAGGATGGGGGAGGGAATGGTGATGGCGGTGCATCTGCAAGAACTTGAAGTTCAATCGGAGCTTCTATTTGATGTCATTATGTTCCGGCATAGATTAGCGGTACAATATGCTTCTTCTTTTGATTTTCGCCAATATGTTGTTTTGCCTGAGATGTTTTGTTCACAGTTTTGGtaagatattaattaatatttaggtGTCAATAAAAGGAGTTATCAGAATCTTTCAGAATCAATTCATCCTCACGGTTGTGAGGTGCAATGCATAAGAATGGATTAAATTGTGATGTAGATTGTAGCCATTGTTTTTAGTTTACAGCACATAGTGCTAATCAGTGATATAATAGCTCCGAATGATGAAGATAAAGGAGCAAACTAAATAAGATTGTTTGCATGTACAAGAACTTAGGAGAGTAGTCTTCACTAGATGTTCAAGGCACAATTAAGTTGGATTATGGTGGCCAGCTATGATTTAAACACATTAGGTCCTGGTATTTGGAAATCCGTTGAAAACAGTGGGAAGATTATGTTGGATTGCATAGtgaaatttgaaatacataGGTGTGCAATTGGGTGTGAGGAGATTTCAAATCATAGTATTTGAAGTACATAGATTTCAAATAACTAGACTGAGGAGTGgattaaatcaaataaagaaaGTATTGGACCAATTGTGCCAATAGTATATGATGGTTTTGAAATCAAATCCCCTCATCTAAATGCACCGTAGAACTTAAGTTGACCGTACATGATGGATTTGAGTTGCGAGTTTGACATAAAATCATTCTAAATTGTAAATCCTCGTGCCAAAATTTAGTGGTGGCGATGGTGAGGGTTTACATGAATGCTTCCACTCCCTTCTAATCTTTCTCAATTATTTGTGTGAACAATGTTAAAATGAGTTGATTTGAAGTTGTTTATGTCTTCATGTTTTGGATACCGAAATGTCTCATGTAATGCCATACGTTTGATCTATTGACTGCTTGGACTATTTGTCAGCAGTTGTCACTCGTAGTTATAAACTAAATACCTATTACCCCTCACTAATTGTCACTAACCAGAAAGATATTGGTCAGGGCACTAGGGTTGTGAAATGTTCCCTTTTTTCTGCCGCCTGAATTACACAGCTGGGACTAGAAATATTAGTTTGGTGTTATGAGCCTGTCTTTGGAACTTGATAAACTAATTGTGGTAATTGCACGCTGGCTAtgactatttttatattttcatcgtAGTTGATACATATTTCTTTGGGTGGCCGGTATATGCTTTCTTGACGAGATCAGAGAGTATCATATCTACACCACTATCTATCTGGGAATAAGTGAGTGAGAGTCAATATGGTCTCATTTGTGATGAGGTCTCTCTGCTTCGTTTTCTCAAATCTCCCATTCTTTCTCGATAACGTTTTCAACCATATTGTCTTTCTAAAATTTAGATGTATCGGCACTATAATTTAAAAGAACATGAAGTAGTGAGGGCTCATATTCTTGGACAGCATAATTAGAACCTAACACATGCGCTGTGTTTTCTGGCGAAAAATGAAATAGCTATTGTGGTTTCTTGTTGTTTTCTATTTGGTTTGGGGTGTCAATAGGGAATAGCATATGAAATTACTCATACCTGAAAAAAAATCACTTTCATTTTGTTTTCAGGTAATGTACATCTTTTAAAGCGGCCTGAGGTATCCCATCACCAATAATGGTCTTGTGAAGTGTGTGGATGACTGTTCTGTTTAGTGACCTAAAATTGTGGATCTTGCCTTCTCTCATCTCCCTTTCCCTCCACTGTACTTTTTCGTGTAGCATGAAGAGTAAATAATTCTTGTAATTGCATTCGAAAACTTTGTGCTGCAAATTTTGGTCATAATTAATAACCAAAAATGTTTGATGCCTCTCGACATTCTGCACTGTTGACCTATCTTCAGTAATTTACCCTGCAGTTGCACTGCATTTTCCTGCCTTAAAAGTCAAAACCCGGCCAAGTGTACATGCACACTTTGTgaaactatttttaatataataattttatagcAACACCGCTCCAATTTCAGgatagtttaaaatttaaatatggcACGTTAATTATCAGAGATTCATTTTAACATCTTTCATAAAATTAATAGCTACATAtatttacttttaattttaattttttatttgaattaatttttattttctattatcTATCCTGACCTATGTTAATAGGGCAAATTTGTTTTAAATCTCCAAATTTAAACTTAACTttgcaagaaaaaaatatatttttatactctTTGATTCACAAAAAAATGTTTCACACTCCTTGGGTGGGTTCAAATGTTTTTTCTCAATTGAAAATTGGTAAAACATGTTGAaactatattattaatatacatgatatttgaatataaaattaatatatatttttgagtaTTTAATATGTATAACAAATATTAACATTAATGATATATTTGTCTTTTAGCTGATGAAAATtagtataaaataataaaaatatcatattcgaGTACCAACTGTTTAATACTTAAATATGTATTACAAGTgttgatattaataaaaaatttatactcaaaatattatttattatgctAGATTTAAACCaatttgatgctcaaatatcttaaatatatatcttatatatatttttatatataaaaaataaggcTATTATAAAAAATTGCTTTTAATGTTAAAAACATTAATATGTTTTACatagtttaatttattttaaaaaaatccattaTCACTTGATTTAAGAGGTTACACTACTCTGGAATCGCCAGCCGTTGATCATCATCAAGGAAGGCCTTGCGCATACCTTTACTCGTTCGTTCGTCCATACCTCACACGATTTGGCCAATATAGTACTCATTTCAGTCACTTCTCTTGCTTTTTCGTCATTGTCCAGCCTATTACTTTACTTTCTGGATTAAATtgtcatttatttttaattttagtcgCTATTTCGATGTGTTGAACGTTGAATTTCTTCACCTTTCGGGTAAGCATCTGGTCGAATTTTTAGTTGTTCGTATTCGTTGAGCTGATCTTCTGATCGTATTGGTAAATCCCATGTTTTTGAAACTAAGGTTTAGAAGCTTCACATGGTTATTTTGCTCTAATATCTTATTCTTTTAGTCACATTGCAGATTGCTTTATAATTTGAAGTAGCGGCATTTGAATTTCATCACTTTTCGAGGTATCATGTGGAATTTTCAGGCTAAtagtttcaaatttttatgtttggTCCGCTGATCTGCTGAAATATTTCTGAACATTCTTATTCCAAAATGAATATTTAGAAGCTTTACCGTGGTTCATGCGTTGTAATATCTGCTCAGATGTGGtgatttattatttgtttttttagtcAGTGTCGGACAGTTTTATGTTTAATATCTTCTATTTCTATCTTTTGCTCGGTTCATCTTATGAAAACCTATGTAAATTCAATTTTCACAATGAATCTTTGAAGCTTTATAGTGGTCTGTTTGAAATTATATGTGCTAGTTTTGAGCCATTTTTGTGTAAAGTAATTGATTCTTTTGGTAATAACTTATCTGATGCAGTACAATTTTGGTGTCGGTGTGCAATGGTGTTCTATAAAAGCATTTCTCTATTATCCAGGCTGCATTCACGAACCGTAAGTGCTTTCAGAGACTTGGCTGttgtctatatttttttttgcagtTGTGTTCATGCACGAAGTACAGAAGATGTGGTGGAATGATTgattttatatgataaaattgATGTGTTTATATGTCGTATAAACAACAGATTCAGCAGCCAGGTCTCAGCGCTTCTGTTCGCTGGCTTCAAGTCCAAACCTCCTCTGATGTTGTAAGCATTCTGTTAGaaatcagttatttaatttgtaGTTCCCCCTTGGATCAGTGAACATGAGATGATCTTCTGTAGTGgatattttattgatttgtcACAGATATCAGTCATTTTTTGGCTGCTCAGTGGCATTCAGGCATCTGTTGCTTCAATTTCAGCAGTAGAATTATAAGAAACAATTtaggataaaataaaaatttaatttgtttcttATAATCTATTGTGGTCATATGTGATTTGAAGCTTTTATTTGCTAATGTAAGAaagaaaagattaaaatttgaatttgttttttccTATGCTTACTATGCCCAATAGGTATAATTAGGAGGAAAAGGGCAGGTTTTTAAGTGGATATATTATGGAGCTCATTTATCTATAGCTCAACATGTACAGTCAAGAGCCATGATGATATTGTGAATCCTCGGTGTTTAAAACTGTTGATGTATAGATCATTTCCTTGCTAGGAAGAATCCTAGAGTGATTTGGGGATGTTAGTCAATGTGGGTTACTTTTTAAGATGATAAATTCTTCCAAACTAGTGGTATGATATGAACACTGGAATAGAAATAGCGCTACTGCAGAGGGAAAGACCATGCCTAAAATTTGGTGTTATGTGATCCGGGGTGAAACTGGGCTTAAAAGTAGTCGGGAATtgcataatattattttgagttcCACTCATTACCAAGAGTTTTAGTTCTCGCCTTGTTTTGTTTTCATGTTGAAAACTAAATTAATTGGTGGTACTCATGCTATTTTTGCTATCGAATTTTTCTAGGATCTCCATTCTCAGCTGAAGGAGTTGATTCCAGAGCAGCAGGTACTTTTACCAGTAGTATGTTAATTAAGATAACTGAAAACGGATGGACAGATATCTGACCATGCACTTGCACACTTGTTTGatagttttcttttttatttgatgAATTGGTCAAACTACCGATGTCTGATGTCTGAAGGGATTTTGGTGTGATGATGTTAACTGTACCCTCCATTTCCACAGGAACGCCTAAAAAAACTTAAGTCTGAACACGGAAAGGTTCATCTGGGAAACATCACAGTTGATATGGTCTGTCTGTTTGTTGCAGTTATTTTCTCCTCCAGTTATTTAATGGTGATAGCGAAGTTGACAGCATGTAAAAATTGAGTTGTTTGTAAATTTACAAAGGTACTTGGTGGGATGAGGGGAATGACTGGATTATTGTGGGAAACCTCGTTGCTTGACCCAGAAGAGGTAAATTACTGACTTGATTTAAGATTGTAAAATATCCATGCAGTTCTAGATATGTAAGGATCGTGGCTTGCAGAATTAGTAACTCCTTGTGAAGTAGGTTGTTTACTGTTTAATTGCAAATGTGTATTACTGTTCAAACTATTCATTCAGGGAATTCGTTTTCGGggtttgtctattcctgaatgtcAAAAGTTGTTACCTGCTGCAAAGCCTGGTGGAGAACCATTGCCTGAGGGTCTCTTCTGGCTACTTTTAACAGGGAAGGTTGGCTGCTAAACTCTCTCggtgcatttttttttatctctgtTATATTTTCCTGgaaagtacaagtattttctacttaatttgtatgttgagtTAGCTACTAGTTTCGTTTTCTCGACTGCTTAGAAGTTGGTTTGCTGTTGACGTTCTGATTGACTTGTTGTGCTTTTCTGTTTCCTCTATGCTCTTTTGATATGTTTAAAAGTtaatcaatttgtttctttcCTAACCTCATTTAGGTTCCAACAGAAGAACAAGTGAGTTTGCTGTCAAAGGATCTGAGAAGTCGTGCTATTGTCCCAGGTTCCTAAATCCACAAATTTACCTCAAACTGCTTATCCTATGATTTCACATAAGACAGGATTCAAACAAACCTCCCTTTTGTATGCATCAAACTCTAAAATCcgtttatgatgtgagatgcctaatcatttcattaaatccaatcaaattttttgtttatgcaaattgatttttcaatgagaagaaagCTCCTTCACTTAATATGttgtgttatttttattcaCCGTATTCTTTTTTTGTCTTTGAAGTTTTCGTGTCTGTTTTCATGCAAGTTTATCGTGTTTATATGTGCCAGGAAAATTATTCCATCTTTGAATTCTCATACTTGATTGCAGATCATGTGTACAAAACTATTGACACCTTACCCATTACTGCTCATCCGATGACTCAGTTTGCAACTGGTGTCATGGCTCTTCAGGTGGATTGATGAATTGCTGtatttatttgggtcatttatTTGGCAATGAGTGATGTTTCATAGCTGGTCTTGATAGCCNtttttttttttttttttttttttttgatttggtAATACTGATAATAGTTCTAACTGAGAGAGCGAAAGAAAAGTAGCAGGTTTGTTGTAAAGTAGCTGGTCTGGAGTTTCCTTAAGGGAGTAATGAGACACTCGGATATGTATGATACATAATTCCTGTCTTGTAGTGATGTATGAGTACAGAAAGTATTTAGCAGTGATTTCTTGGATAAACTTTAATTCTTGATTAAATGCTGATTGTTTCTTCTTCCATTAACAAGATGGCTCATAGATTTAGTGTTTTAATGCTCTCTATTGGGCTTGTTCTGTATGATgtgttttaa
This window of the Primulina huaijiensis isolate GDHJ02 chromosome 3, ASM1229523v2, whole genome shotgun sequence genome carries:
- the LOC140974625 gene encoding probable E3 ubiquitin-protein ligase RHC2A, with protein sequence MSIGLPPSPTPTALLCPHCHRDSLEQMDLEDSLAPPSPASRNPFSMDPNNATSLTLTPSDDNFLLNSPYLHRLIHHLTTTAADVENPRSNPAPKTSIDSLEEITITLDNDPTLLCPVCKDPFVINSVAKLMPCKHSYHSECIVPWLEINNSCPVCRYKLPTCQEKGAEIGREDVRFMRLEEFVDDEVDLYGFRNTLRHIVRRQGWSEEGNVGSGSEENLFSPTQVGAVERGDEVLERENSVETVSSWPRWQVDEDGGGNGDGGASART